In Antennarius striatus isolate MH-2024 chromosome 20, ASM4005453v1, whole genome shotgun sequence, the genomic window GAATAACATTACCCCCATTGTACAGGGGAGTGTCTGAGTGGCCCAGCAGTGAGAGCAGGCTGTCATCCATCTGGAAAGCATCTCCTGTCTGAGGATGACATAACCGAAGCTTCTGCAAATAGAGGGCAAAAAAGTATTCAAGAACATCCAcaatcttttcttctttccctgtgcacaaaaatataattacaatTTAATAATACTTGGAAGACACATTAGTCTGTTAGATTTGTAAGGTAGTATTACATTCCTTTCTGTTATAAGCAATCATTAACATATTTAAAGGAACAATGATTTTAAGTGTACAAGAAAGAAGAGTGTACAATATGGAAAGGCAGACAAAACCTTTGAAATGTATGCTCATTTGGTACCTATGCTAGGGACTCGACCATTTTTATGTTACCTTTGCTGTCAAcacattattgttgtttttcaggtTGGCTAAAGAAGCTGCAAAGTCCACCACTTTACCCACACTCCATTTGGAACAGAAAAACATGGGTTGGCTCAGCTCTTTCGATTCTTTCGGAAGATACACTTGAAAGAAGATTCTTTCTGCCTGGAAATCcaaattttaacaaaataacacaGTATTATAAGGTATTACACTGATGAAAACATTCAGGATGTAATTATggcaatctgaaaaaaaatattgtcacactacaacttaaaataaaaacaaaacaactaaaattTTACCTGTGGCAGTCCCTTATCTCCTAAAGCATGGAGCTTCAGTTTCATTAATGCCACCTTAGCTGCAGTTGCACTATTCTTTGCTCCTCTGCGTCCTTTACTTTTGGATCCATCTTTTGATTCTGAATAATTGCAAGAGAGTTAAAGAAACATGATTGTAACATAAGTAACTTGACAAACAGGAACATATTACAGACAATACATTTTGATAAGGATGcgaacatttaatttaatactgatCCCATATGGACAAAAAAGGAATGACAAAGAGAATTTTGCAATGAGACAAGATACAAAATACACTTTAACAGACCAACAATCTTTTGCACCAACTCTTTTGTGACTGCCATTCGAGGCTTTTGGAACTCCAACTTCTCACATCTGTGATCATCTTGATGGCGATGGCTATAAGGCAAGAACAATTATAAGGTTTCAACTTCAATTTCAGTTCCAATAGTTTAAGTATCATGTAATGAACATGGCTGTTCAAAGACtgtaaattacttttgtttgacTCCTTCTGTGTGATTCTTTTAGTTACAGTGCACTGTAAATGTCAAGTTTAAATGATTTCTAGAAAGTTTactgaaataaatttttaaaaagtatacaAACGTACaccaaacagaaatgttttttacacTCTGTACATATTACTGGCAGCAACTCTTTCCCCTTGCAGTCTTGAAATGAGCATGGATAACTCCTGCTGCCACTCTCAGTACGAGTTGTCTTCTCAACCGGCTTCTGGTAACAGTCAGAGGACAGGAAATCATAGCAAACAATCTCTTGTTCGGAAAATGGACAAcattaatactgtatgtaatcaAGAGTGTACCTCTGGACATGAATGCGCTACTCTGCTTCTGTGCTCCAGACTGCATgagataagaataaaaacaaccaaataaagaaattgttaaataaataatacaacaCATTTAGAATGACCTAAGGTGAAAATAACAAGCATCCATTATGATGTGCTTTATTAGACTATTTCTGAGGCATGATACCGCTTTTACCTCGTAAGGGTATTTATTAGAGCCTGACCAGAGGTGGACTTCTGTGATTCATAGAGATATTCAATTTCTAAGGAAAAGTTAcaataatacacaaaaatatttttacagggAACATTAATAAACTTTTTCCATGAGAACTGTTCACATTTTGTTGATAAAGAGTAGTTGTCGGTACATTATACGCTTAAGTACCTGTATACTTAAACCCCAATATAACAGAAATGTAAtgcaatacagtatatagtagtAAGCCAAAAACAGCTGAATCTATTAGGTCACACTAATTGGTTGTTAAtttgttaacattttaaaagcaattttgtgtctttctttagTTAAACAGTTTGgtatatgtattttattgtttgtacttgaagttaaGAATCTGAATGCTTTCTCTGACTATGGATGGTTATTTACAGCGGGGAATACTTACCAGAATACACCACTGCAGTAATCACAAGCGAATGGAAGAAAATCTAGGGGAAGAATGTGCAGAACAATTTCAGCTGCTTCAGTTTAGTGCACAGGTGATGACTGATGATAATTCAATTCAAGCTTTATTCCAGTCATGATAAGACTtacagaaattttaaaaaaaggagaataaaaaGACTTTCacagtttatatttataaaCGACCATAGAATTAGTTCTTAACTTCATTTCATGGCCTGTTCAACCTGTCCATGACCGTAGAGAAAATGATTAATTGACGTAAACTTATTTGATACTGGCCAGAAACTTTTATTGAATGAGATTTCTATCAGGGAGTTTTATGTTTTACGTAAATATTAAACACAGGTACACAATAAAGCCTATCAATTTATTtagcagttagcttagcttagtttacGAGTTCAAGGCTTGAGAGACGGCGTCAGCTAGCTAGCAATCATGCTAAACGGAGAGCTCTGTTTAATTTGGATGAACAAATGTGGCATTATAAGATCACGCTTTAATAATTTGCTTATTGTTAATCCCAGGGAGATGGCGCTGACCTTTCTGATTGCAAGAATCGATCTGACAATGCTTCCCAATATCTAACTCTGCCATTTGATAGCCGTAGTACTATGCGAATGTCAACACGAACTTTGACCCCAGAAGTGACGTCATTTAACTGCGACTTCTTTCCAAATAGCGTTCAActcaaattttacatttatttttgtatcgTATCgagaaaaaaatatatctttgtatatttttatattttataatacagTTACTAACAGCTACCGTCTAAAAAACATTAAGTGGAAATTAATCAAGTGGAAAAAACGATCAGGGTGAAATATAGTCGTCAGACACATGCGTCAGGTGTCCAACTACGTTCTTCATTCCAGTCCATTAGGTGGCGGTAATGTCCCTAAAAGCTAGTTGTCAAcgaaaattcaaataaatgtaaaagaaaaaacaaaacccaaaaaaacagaagagcTCGTCAGGCGTCATTACGTCACACAGGTG contains:
- the zfand1 gene encoding AN1-type zinc finger protein 1 gives rise to the protein MAELDIGKHCQIDSCNQKDFLPFACDYCSGVFCLEHRSRVAHSCPEKPVEKTTRTESGSRSYPCSFQDCKGKELLPVICTECKKHFCLVHRHQDDHRCEKLEFQKPRMAVTKELVQKIVESKDGSKSKGRRGAKNSATAAKVALMKLKLHALGDKGLPQAERIFFQVYLPKESKELSQPMFFCSKWSVGKVVDFAASLANLKNNNNVLTAKKLRLCHPQTGDAFQMDDSLLSLLGHSDTPLYNGGNVILEYLDTECIALQDVSEYITQT